One genomic segment of Desulfosporosinus sp. Sb-LF includes these proteins:
- a CDS encoding APC family permease — protein MSNFKKLFSLKLRTLIFGHPLSSQNAEEAKVGVGGGVPVFGSDIISSEGYAPDEILYVLLLAGTLGYAYILKISLVIVVLVISIFLVYRKAIQKYPEGGGSYTIAKAYLGENFGLIAGASLTLDYILTVAVSVSSAIENLTGIIPWLAPTEHKVIADCLVIMFMAWINLRGLKESARLFSIPVYLYIATLALLIGTGLVEIMVHGVTPTAVATGKLASSSVGGMTWFILARAFAGGTTALTGFEAVSNGVTAFKNPAQKKAIKTLLILAIIVSLGLIGLTYLAGAYHLVPAEGNTILNQLGLIIFGKSIPYFVLMGTAAAILVIASSTPYAGLPILLSLMARDGYTPRYFKNLGDRLVYSVGIWTLFIVSSLLIIVFHGDTHTMLPLYAIGVFISFTLTGAGLAKHTWKERGVNWQSDFVIFSFGGIVSFLVLLVFITTKFKQGAWIILLIMPLLVLMFRCIRYVYQGEIQNLEVTQEALEDFHRHVKKVKRRRSEAELADYKNKIIVPVYDLNLIVLKTLKYAYALTPQVTAVHIASDQSRTKKLLKHWTEHQIEISLEIVESPYRATVQDLLKYIDKVEKNGHFDTITVVIPEYVPEKLWHNILHNQTGQLMKLMLLFRKRILVTSVPYHPVPKKVLHADLNVNPKN, from the coding sequence ATGTCCAATTTTAAGAAACTTTTCTCCCTAAAACTTCGCACTCTCATTTTTGGTCATCCACTATCGTCACAAAATGCCGAGGAGGCAAAAGTTGGCGTTGGTGGAGGGGTTCCAGTTTTCGGTTCAGACATTATTTCGTCTGAGGGATATGCTCCTGACGAGATCCTATATGTCCTGCTTCTGGCTGGAACGTTGGGATATGCATATATTTTAAAGATTTCGTTGGTTATCGTGGTGCTGGTGATCAGTATTTTCCTTGTTTACCGCAAAGCGATCCAGAAATACCCCGAGGGCGGGGGATCTTACACCATCGCTAAAGCTTATCTCGGTGAAAATTTTGGCCTAATCGCCGGTGCGAGCTTGACGCTTGACTATATTCTGACAGTAGCTGTCAGTGTAAGCTCTGCAATCGAAAACTTAACGGGAATTATCCCATGGTTAGCCCCTACCGAACACAAAGTTATAGCAGACTGTTTGGTCATCATGTTCATGGCATGGATTAATTTACGAGGATTAAAGGAATCGGCACGCTTATTCTCCATCCCGGTGTATCTTTATATTGCGACCTTAGCACTTTTAATCGGAACTGGCTTAGTGGAGATTATGGTCCACGGTGTAACACCAACGGCGGTAGCAACAGGGAAACTTGCATCATCCTCTGTCGGTGGAATGACCTGGTTTATCTTAGCTCGGGCGTTCGCAGGGGGAACAACGGCTTTGACAGGGTTTGAAGCAGTGAGCAATGGGGTTACCGCGTTCAAGAATCCTGCCCAAAAGAAGGCTATTAAAACCTTGTTAATTTTAGCCATTATTGTTTCTCTTGGGTTGATAGGATTGACATATTTAGCGGGCGCTTATCACCTAGTTCCAGCAGAAGGAAATACCATCCTTAATCAGTTAGGGTTAATAATATTTGGGAAAAGTATTCCATATTTCGTCCTAATGGGGACCGCCGCAGCTATCCTGGTCATTGCCTCAAGTACCCCATATGCTGGGTTACCCATCTTATTAAGCTTAATGGCACGAGATGGATACACACCGAGATATTTTAAGAACTTAGGGGATCGTTTGGTTTATAGCGTCGGAATTTGGACGTTGTTTATCGTTTCCAGTCTACTCATTATTGTGTTTCACGGAGATACTCATACGATGCTTCCTCTTTACGCAATTGGCGTGTTTATTTCGTTTACCTTAACTGGCGCGGGGCTTGCTAAGCATACTTGGAAGGAAAGAGGAGTAAATTGGCAGTCCGATTTTGTCATATTTAGTTTTGGAGGGATCGTTTCGTTCCTAGTTTTACTCGTCTTCATTACCACCAAGTTTAAGCAAGGAGCTTGGATTATTCTGCTGATCATGCCGCTCCTCGTTTTGATGTTCCGTTGTATCCGTTATGTTTATCAGGGGGAGATCCAGAATTTAGAAGTTACCCAGGAAGCCTTAGAAGACTTTCACAGGCATGTAAAGAAGGTAAAACGTCGGAGATCAGAAGCTGAGCTGGCAGATTATAAAAATAAGATTATTGTTCCAGTTTACGATTTAAATCTAATTGTTTTAAAGACCTTAAAATATGCATATGCATTAACCCCTCAAGTCACGGCGGTTCATATCGCCTCAGACCAAAGTCGAACAAAGAAGTTGCTCAAGCATTGGACTGAACATCAAATAGAAATTTCTTTAGAAATTGTAGAGTCTCCTTATCGAGCTACTGTCCAAGATTTATTGAAATACATTGATAAAGTTGAGAAGAATGGGCATTTCGACACAATTACCGTAGTGATTCCGGAATATGTTCCTGAAAAATTATGGCATAATATCCTGCATAATCAGACTGGGCAATTGATGAAGTTGATGTTACTTTTCCGCAAAAGGATCCTAGTAACAAGTGTTCCTTATCATCCCGTACCGAAAAAAGTATTACATGCCGACCTAAACGTTAATCCCAAAAACTAA
- a CDS encoding YmaF family protein, whose protein sequence is MRTGLTHVHSFSFVTSVNDQHSHTIAGQTSLGAAYGVSHVHCYKGTTSWNSGHVHYYSNITGPAIYLADGSHVHCHRGTTAMENNHSHSYCGTDYPSC, encoded by the coding sequence TTGAGAACAGGTCTTACCCATGTGCACAGTTTTTCTTTTGTGACATCAGTCAATGATCAACACTCTCACACTATTGCAGGGCAGACTAGTTTGGGAGCAGCATACGGTGTCTCTCATGTCCACTGTTACAAGGGGACCACTTCGTGGAATAGTGGGCATGTGCATTACTATTCCAATATCACTGGCCCTGCAATTTATCTGGCAGATGGTTCTCATGTGCATTGTCACAGAGGAACAACAGCTATGGAGAATAACCATAGTCACTCTTATTGTGGCACTGATTATCCGTCTTGTTAA